In Canis lupus baileyi chromosome X, mCanLup2.hap1, whole genome shotgun sequence, one DNA window encodes the following:
- the APEX2 gene encoding DNA-(apurinic or apyrimidinic site) endonuclease 2: protein MLRVVSWNINGIRSPLQGMVYEEPSNCAAMAMGRILDKLDADIVCLQETKVTRDVLTEPLAIIEGYNSYFSFSRNRSGYSGVATFCKDSATPMAAEEGLSGLLATHNGDVGCYGNMDEFTQEELRALDSEGRALLTQHKIRTWEGKQKTLTLINVYCPHADAGKPERLTFKMRFYRLLQIRAEALLAAGSHVIILGDLNTAHCPIDHWDAVNLECFEEDPGRKWMDGLLSNLGCQAGSHVRPFIDSYRCFQPKQEGAFTCWSAVSGARHLNYGSRLDYVLGDRTLVIDTFQDSFLLPEVMGSDHCPVGAVLSVSSVPAKQCPPLCTRFLPEFAGTQLKILRFLVHHKQDPVFKQSVLRLSKQTQVKMHQNKARVRSTRLRPNQTGSSRGQKSLTSYFQPSSNRPQASPNLELPSMGALMTPKTPEEEVMAKVVEGQVGASEAKDEKEVQTSFWKSLLGGPLPMPLCGGHREPCVMRTVKKPGPNLGRHFYMCARPRGPPTDPSSRCNFFLWSRPS, encoded by the exons ATGTTGCGTGTGGTGAGCTGGAACATCAATGGGATCAGGAGCCCCCTGCAAGGGATGGTATATGAGGAGCCCAGCAACTGTGCCGCCATGGCCATGGGGCGCATTTTGGACAAGCTGGATGCCGACATCGTCTGCCTTCAGGAGACCAAAGTGACCA GAGACGTGCTCACAGAGCCACTGGCTATCATTGAGGGCTATAATTCCTATTTCAGCTTCAGCCGCAACCGCAGTGGCTATTCTG GTGTAGCTACCTTCTGTAAGGACAGCGCTACTCCCATGGCTGCTGAAGAAGGCCTGAGTGGCCTACTTGCCACTCATAATGGGGACGTGGGTTGCTATGGAAACATGGATGAATTCACCCAAGAGGAGCTTCGGGCTTTGGATAGTGAGGGCCGGGCCCTCCTGACACAGCATAAGATCCG GACATGGGAAGGGAAGCAGAAGACCTTGACCCTAATCAACGTGTACTGCCCCCATGCGGATGCTGGGAAACCTGAGCGGCTGACCTTTAAAATGCGCTTCTATCGCTTGCTGCAGATCCGAGCAGAAGCCCTCCTGGCAGCTGGCAG CCACGTGATCATTCTGGGTGACCTGAATACAGCCCACTGCCCCATTGACCACTGGGATGCAGTCAACCTG gaaTGCTTTGAAGAGGACCCAGGGCGCAAGTGGATGGACGGCTTGCTCAGTAACCTGGGATGCCAGGCTGGGTCCCATGTCCGGCCCTTCATTGATAGCTACCGCTGCTTCCAGCCAAAGCAGGAGGGGGCATTCACCTGCTGGTCAGCAGTCAGTGGTGCCCGCCACCTGAATTATGGCTCCCGGCTTGATTATGTGCTGGGGGACAGGACCCTGGTAATTGACACCTTCCAGGACTCCTTCCTGCTGCCTGAGGTGATGGGCTCTGATCATTGCCCTGTGGGTGCAGTCTTGAGTGTGTCCTCTGTGCCAGCAAAACAGTGCCCACCTCTGTGCACTCGCTTCCTCCCTGAGTTTGCAGGCACCCAGCTCAAGATCCTTCGCTTCCTAGTTCATCACAAACAAGATCCTGTGTTCAAGCAATCAGTGCTGCGACTCAGCAAACAAACCCAGGTAAAGATGCACCAAAACAAAGCCCGTGTGCGCTCAACCAGGCTTCGGCCAAATCAAACTGGCTCTAGCAGAGGCCAAAAAAGCCTGACAAGCTACTTCCAGCCATCCTCTAATCGTCCCCAAGCTTCTCCTAACTTGGAGCTTCCTAGTATGGGTGCCCTCATGACCCCAAAGACTCCAGAAGAGGAGGTAATGGCCAAAGTGGTGGAAGGGCAAGTTGGTGCTTCAGAGGCCAAGGATGAGAAGGAGGTACAGACCTCTTTTTGGAAGTCTTTGCTTGGGGGGCCCTTGCCCATGCCCCTCTGTGGGGGCCACAGGGAACCATGTGTGATGCGAACTGTGAAGAAGCCGGGACCCAATCTGGGCCGCCACTTCTATATGTGTGCTAGGCCCCGGGGTCCTCCCACTGACCCTTCCTCCCGCTGTAACTTCTTCCTCTGGAGCAGGCCCAGCTGA